A window of Alkalibaculum bacchi genomic DNA:
ATACTATAATGGGCATAGGCGAAGGGCGTCCATTGCAGTGCAGACCATCCTACGATTCCAACCTCCCAAAGCATCTCGATGAAAATAAACGTACCTAATATAAGCCAATTGAGAACAGAGCCAATACGTGGAAGCCAGCCATACAATAGGGTGGCGATGCCAATAATTGTCCAGACAGAAGGAATTTTTGAAAGGCTCATGACTAACACTCGAGGAAAATGATTGAACTCTCCCGAAGCAATACTCCATCCTAAGCCGGAAGCCAAACCAAGGGTAAGGAGTATCAACACACTACCTACGAAAGCAACCGTCAAATAGCTTCCCATCCATTTGAACCTACTCACGGGTCTTGACAATAACATATCGGCATAATGCTCCTTTTCTTCCTGCCACAGGTTTTGTACTGTTGTGATAGCAAATACCGATAAACCTGCCATCAGTCCCAGAATGTAGATTAAAATTGCTATGAAACCTTCCTGATTGCCCAGATTTACTATAGCAGCTGCCCAAGAAGTGTTCATCTGGGCGAACATGGAACTCATAGTTTCGGATATATTGGGCGTACCCACACCCATAATTCCCCCAAGATAGGCCATCCCAATTGCCCAGCCCAGAATACTGCCTTTATGCTGACGCCAAGCAAAGGCCATTGGAGAAATGAGATGTGGAGAAGCGTTAGCCGGACCTCCTTTTTGGATGATAAGCCCGACACCCATATCACGGCGACCAAGCAGCATATAGGAAATCATCATCGGCAGAGCAGAAAGTACGATGAAAATTAATAATGGCCAAGCAAGATTCCCCTCAAAGGGAAGGGTGATACGGAACCATGATTCGGGAGCAAGCCATGCCCACCCTGTGCTTCCACCTCCCATATTATTTGTAACCATAGCTACCATGGTTAATCCATATATGCCAAATACAGCTCCTCTTGCACTGCCACTATGGGAAAAAATTTGTGCACATAATCCGCCGATTCCAGCAAACATAAATCCAGAAGCGGCAAGAGTCAGTCCAGCCAGCAGAGAACCGCTCCCTGCAAAGCCGATTCCCATAAAATATACAGCAGTCAATAAGCCCGCCAGAAAACTTCCTCCATAGGAAAGGATCAGGGCTGCCGATAGATTGGCGTATCTTCCTACTGGTCTTCCAAGGATCAATTCATTTCTTCCGGATGTTTCCTCAGTACGGGTATGTCGAATCATAGTAAATGCTGCTCCAATCATGACTGTTATGGAAGCCTGCAGCAGACCACGCCAAAGGATGGCTCCTTCTATGCTTAATGGAACAACAGGTCCAAGCAAAGCAGAGGTAAGAGGACTTTCAGATAGTTCAGTGATAAATATCTTCCAATCTGCCATCCCTTTCACAAAAGACACCTGCCCGACAATCACCATCAAGGCCAGCGATATCCATATAGGCAGAATAATTCTGTCTCGTCGCAGATAAAGCCTAAGTAGCTTGGCGGTACCTATAAAATCACTTTGTTTCATCTTAAAGCACCTCCCGAATATCTTGACCATAATGACGCATAAACAGTTCTTCTAAAGTGGGCGGTTCCGCTGTAAGAGACTTAATACCCATAGGAGCAAGCTTGCTCATCACTGTCTCTATGGCACTGGCATCCACTGAAAAGAACCACTTCTCTTCTTTTCGTGCTATATCGTGAATCCCTTGCAGTTGATTTAAATTTGTAGGGTTGGAAAGTTCCACGCTAATAGTTGTACGTGTTAAATGCCTCAATTCTTCAAGGGTACCAGATTCAACAATTTTCCCCTGTCGGATTATGCCAACTCGGTCACAAAGCAATTCTACTTCTGCAAGAATATGACTGGATAGAAAAACAGTTTT
This region includes:
- a CDS encoding ABC transporter permease produces the protein MKQSDFIGTAKLLRLYLRRDRIILPIWISLALMVIVGQVSFVKGMADWKIFITELSESPLTSALLGPVVPLSIEGAILWRGLLQASITVMIGAAFTMIRHTRTEETSGRNELILGRPVGRYANLSAALILSYGGSFLAGLLTAVYFMGIGFAGSGSLLAGLTLAASGFMFAGIGGLCAQIFSHSGSARGAVFGIYGLTMVAMVTNNMGGGSTGWAWLAPESWFRITLPFEGNLAWPLLIFIVLSALPMMISYMLLGRRDMGVGLIIQKGGPANASPHLISPMAFAWRQHKGSILGWAIGMAYLGGIMGVGTPNISETMSSMFAQMNTSWAAAIVNLGNQEGFIAILIYILGLMAGLSVFAITTVQNLWQEEKEHYADMLLSRPVSRFKWMGSYLTVAFVGSVLILLTLGLASGLGWSIASGEFNHFPRVLVMSLSKIPSVWTIIGIATLLYGWLPRIGSVLNWLILGTFIFIEMLWEVGIVGWSALQWTPFAYAHYSIPIHELSIVPLIVLVIIAMGLTWLGFVGFRRRSIG